GTCGTGGTGACCGGCCAGGGCGGCGCGGACGTCGCCCTCCTCGTGCGCACCGTCCCGCGAGGACCGCCCCAGCGGCAGGACCTTCAGCAGGGGATGCACGACCAGCATGACGACCAGGCCCCAGGCCAGGCCGAGGACGGCGGAGCAGGCGGTGTTCACGAGCCAGCCCAGGAGTCCGCCGACGCCCGGCACGGCCGCCGCGGGCTCCTCGAGCAGGTGGACCAGGTCGTAGGGGGCGTGCCAGCCCAGGTCGTAGGCGCCCTGGAGCATGATGTGACCGCCGACCCAGAGCATGGCCACAGTGCCGATGATGGTGATGGCACCGAGCACGGCGGGCATGCCCCTGACGAGCAGGGCGCCGAGCCGCTGGCTGCGGGCGGAGTCCTTCGTGGTGAGGTGCAGGCCGATGTCGTCCATCTTGACGATGAGCCCCACCGCGCCGTAGACGAGCACCGTGATGAGCACGGCCACGACCACGAGGATCAGGGCCCGGACCCACAGGGACTGGTCCGCCACCTCGTTCATGGAGATCACCATGATCTCGCAGGACAGGATGAAGTCGGTCGTGATGGCGCCCTTGATGACCTTGTCCTCGGCGCCCGGGCCCCGCTCGACGGCCGGCGCCTCCTCCTCCGGCTCGTGGTGCCCGCGCACCTTGTGCCAGATCTTCTCGGCGCCCTCGTAGCAGAGGTAGGTGCCGCCGAGCATGAGGATGTACGGGATGAGCCAGGGGACGAAGGCGCTGATGAGCAGCAGGGCCGGCAGGATGACCAGCAGCTTGTTGCGCAGCGAGCCCCAGAAGATCCTCTTGATCATCGGCAGCTCGCGGGAGGGGTCCGCGTCGGAGACGTACTGGGGCGTCACGGCGGCGTCGTCGATGACCACGCCGGCCGCCTTGGCGCCGGCCTTGGTGGCGCCGGCGGCGATGTCGTCCACCGAGGCGGCCGCGATCCGGGCCAGGGCGGCGACGTCGTCCAGCAGGGCGACCAGGCCCCCGCTCACCGGGGGCCCCCGTCCGCCGGGACGGTGCGGGCCGGGGTCAGGGGATGGTGGTGCTCTCGCGGCGTCGGCATGGTCCGAGCATACGACGACGCCGGCCCGGCCGCGGGGACCGGGGCGACGGCCTTGCTAGACTGGGCCCACGGCGCCGTCGAGGCCGTCCCCACCACGGAGGACCGGGAACCCACCCGGGGCCCCGCCGCGGATCGCAGGACGGGACCCCGGCGCCGAGCATCCGACTCCATGGACGCGAAACCGGCCGAGGACTTCCCATGGAACCGACCACGGAGGACCCCGCCATGCACCCCGACGCGCGCCCCGAGACCGGCGCCCCCACCGGCTCCGCCCTGCCCGCTGCCCCCGTGGCCCCGGGCGGCCGACCCGCCCCCGACGACGGCCCCGCCGCCGTGTCCCCGGACGTCCCGGTGGCCCCCGGCGGCCGGCCGGCGCTCGTGGGCCGGCGCGTCTTCCCCTCGCCGGTGCACCGCCGCGTGGTCTACGCCGTCGTCTTCGAGGCCCTGGCCATCGGCTTCACGACCGTGATCCTGGCGGCCCTGGGCAACCCGGCGGGGTCCAGCGCCGTCGTCGGGGTGGTCTCCTCGGTGGTGGCCCTGCTGTGGAACATGCTGTTCAACACCCTGTTCGAGTGGTGGGAGCGCCGCTCCGGGCACACCGGACGGCCGCTGTGGATGCGGCTGCTGCACACCGTGCTGTTCGAGGCCGGCCTCGTGGTGGTCCTGGTCCCCGCGGTGGCGCTGATCCTGCAGGTCACCCTGTGGGAGGCCTTCCTGTACGAGGCCGCCCTGATCGTCTTCTTCCTGCTCTACAACGCCGTCTACGCCTGGGTCTTCGACCGCGTGTTCGGCCTGCCCGACTCCGCGCGGTAGCCGGCGGGTCCGGCGCCTCAGGGGGTGGGGCGCGGCGCGGGCACCGGCAGCCCCAGGAAGTCCCGGATGGCGGGCAGCTCGCGGCGCGCCTGGTCCAGCCCCGCCTCGTGCGCGGCCCGGAGCCGGGCCACGTTGCGCTCGCCGTTGGAGACCGGCATGCGCTCCGGGACGAACAGGTACGCCCGGCCCTGCCGCTCCAGCTCGAACAGCCGCTCGCGCGTCTCGTTGTAGCGGCGCCACCGGGTCACGAGGGCCTCGGCGATCGCCGGGTGGCGCCGGAAGTAGCGCTGGTAGAACCCCGGGAAGCGCTGGGGTGCCTTCACGTAGCCGCGATCCCGGGTGAGCACGGCGAGGAAGCGGTCGTGGCCGGCGTCCTCGGCCACGGACAGCGGGATGCCGCCGTCCGGCCCGAGGGCCCCGTCCACGTAGGTGCGGCCGTCCAGGCGCACGGGGGGCATGAGCACCGGCATGGTGGACGAGGCGCGCACGCGCACCATGAGGTCGTGGATCTCCGGGGTGTCCTCCTTGCCCCACCACACCGCCTCGCCCGACTCGGCGTCGAAGGCCCCGATGCGGACGGTGGCCGGGTTGGCGCGGTAGGCGTCCCAGTCGTAGGGCAGGGCCTGGTCCGGCAGTCCCGTCTCCTCGTAGATGTACCTGGCGTTGAACAGGCCGTCCCCGCGCAGGAAGGTCCGCCAGTCGCCGAACCGCGGGTCCGCGGCGAAGTCCACGAAGGAGTGCCGGGCGCGCCAGGCGTCCCGGGCCAGGTAGTTGGCCGTGTTGGAGGAGCCGGCCGAGATGCCGGCCACGAAGTCCACGTGGATCCCGGCCTCCAGGAGGGCCACGACCATCGCCGAGGTGTACGAGGCCCGCATGCCCCCGCCCTCGAAGAGCAGGGCCGTCGAGGTCACGTTGCTGCGCAGGTCCACCCGGACAGCCTAGGCCCTCGCCGCCCCGCGTGCCGGGGCGATGGGATAGTTTGGAGCGCATGGCAACCACCGCATTCAAGTCCCATCCCGTCAGCACCGTGGGCGAGCTCCCCGCCGTCGGCTCCGCCGCCCCGGCCTTCGAGCTCACCGGCGCCGACCTGTCCCCGGTCACCCTGGACGCGCTCGCGGGCCGTACCGTGATCCTCAACGTCTTCCCCTCCCTGGACACCGGCGTCTGCGCCGCGTCCGTGCGCCGCTTCAACGAGCTGGCCGCCGGCCTGGAGGACACCACCGTGGTCGCCGTGTCCGCCGACCTGCCGTTCGCCGCCGGCCGGTTCTGCGCCGCCGAGGGGATCGACAACGTCGTCACCGGCTCCGTCTTCCGCTCGTCCTTCGGCCACGACTACGGGGTGACCCAGGCGGACGGCCCCATGGCCGGGCTGCTGGCGCGCGCCGTCGTCGTGATCGATCCCCGCGGCACCGTCGTCCACACCGAGGTGGTCCCGGAGATCACCACCGAGCCGGACTACGACGCCGCGCTCGCCGCGGCCCGCGCCTGACCGGCGGCACGGTGAACGGGTCCCGAGATCCCCGGGACCCCGGGCGCGAGGCGGCCGGGGTCCCGCCCTACCCGGTCCGGCCGCCCGCCGTCGGTCCCGACGGCGGCGCGCCCGGCCCCGGGCCGGCGGACTCCGGACCCCCCGGGGCGCCCGACCCGCACGCCCCATGGCCCCACGGCTCCCGCCCGCGGGGCCCCTGGCCCCCGGCTCCCGGTCCCCACGGTCCGGGTCCCCAGGGCCCGGGCCACCGGGGTTCCTGGCCCGCCGAGCCCTGGCCCCCCGCCCCGTGGGCGGGCGGCCCGGGCCGCATCCCGGACGGCTGGCCGCCCCGCCGGCGGCACCGTGGGGCGGTGCAGCGGATGATCGCGGTGGTGGGCGTCCTGGCCGGCGTGGTGCTCGCCACCGGCGTCGGGATGCTCACGTTCCAGGAGATCCGGGACATCGTCGCGGCCCAGGAGGAGGCGCCACCGCTGCCGTCCACGGACGGCGTCCCGCTGGACGAGTCGCTGCGGCGCGCCCACGGGGGCATCCGCGTGGACTGGGCCGCCGGGCCCGCCCCCGACGAGTCCGGCCTGGACCGCGGCCGCGAGGTGACGGACGCGCCCGGCGTGCTGATGGTCGAGACGCTGCTCATGGACGGCCGCGGCACGGGCACCGGGATCGTGCTCTCGGCGGACGGGCTGGCGATCACCAACTACCACGTGGTGGAGGACTCCTCCGAGGTCACGGTGACCATCGCGGACACGGGGGAGTCCCACACCGCCACCGTCCTCGGCCGCGACGCCCGGCACGACGTGGCCGTGCTGCGGATCGACGACGCCCGGGACCTGGAGACCGTCTCGATCGACACGTCCGTGCCCGCCCTGGGCGAGCCGTCCGCGGCGGTCGGCAACGGCCGGGGCCAGGGCTACCTCACGGCGGTGACCGGCGAGGTCACCGCCCTGGGAGAGTCCATCGTCGCCTCCTCCGGCGTCCCGGACGACTACGCGCGGCTGACCGGGCTCATCGAGACGAGCGCCGACGTGGTGCCCGGCTACTCCGGCGGCCCCCTCGTGGACGAGGACGGCCAGGTGGTGGGCATCACCACCGCGGCCTCCCAGGGCGAGGACACCGAGTCGGTGGACGGCTACGCGATCCCGGTGGCCACCGCCCTGGACGTCGTCGCCCAGGTGCTCTCCGGGGAGGAGACGGACACCGTGAGCATCGGGGTGGACGGGGCGCTGGGGGTCGTCGTCGCCACCGAGGAGGGCGCCGCCGTCGTGAAGGAGGTGTCCCCGGACTCCTCCGCCGAGCGCCTCGGCCTGCGCGCCGGGGACACCGTGCGCGCGATCGACGGCCGGGCGGTCTCCTCGGCCGCCGAGCTCTCCGACCTCGTCAACGACCGCAACGTGGGGGACGTGGTCTCCGTGGACTGGACCACCGAGGACGGCCGGGAGCGCTCCGGCGAGGTCGCGCTCCAGGAGGCCGTGGTCAACTGAGGCCGTGGTCACCTGGGGCCGTGGTCACCTGGGGCCGTGGTCACCTGGGGCCGTGGTCACCTGGGGCCGGGGCGGTCGGCGCGGCCCGCCCCGGGCCTCCGGCCGAGAGCTCGTCGTCCACGACGACGCGGCCGGACACCCGCAGTCCGGCGGCGGTCATCACCACGGCCGAGCACGCCAGCAGCACGAGGACGGGCGTCCAGTCGTCCAGCGCCGCGTACAGCAGCCCGACGGCCAGCGGGCCGAGGGCGGCCAGGACGTAGCCGAACGGCTGGACGAACCCGGACAGCCGCGCCGTGACGTGCGGGTCCCGGCTGCGGGCCGGGATGAGCGAGATGGCGGTGGGGAAGGCGAAGCCGCCCACGCCGAGCAGGACCGACCACAGCCACGCCCCGCCCACGGGGGCCAGCAGCAGGCCCGTGTAGCCGGCCGCGGTGAGCACGCCGAAGGCCACCATCCAGGGCGCCAGCGTCCGCGAGCGGTCGATCACCGTGGGCATCACGAGCCCGCCGAGCACGCCCATGGCCGCGATCACCGCCGTCAGCGTGCCGGCCAGGGCGGCGTCGAGCCCGGCATCCCGGTAGACCTGGGGCATCCAGCCGAACTGCACGTAGGCGTTCATGGCCTGCACCCCGAACAGCACCATCAGGGCCACGGCGGAGGGCGAGGACACCAGGCTGCGGTCCGGGTGCTCGCGCGCCGGCGCCGCGGGGAAGTCGTGGCCGGTGCGGGCGGCGATGACCAGCCACAGCACGAGGGGGACGACGGCCAGCACGCCCCAGGCCCCGAGGGAGTGGCGCCAGCCCTCGCCCGGCAGGCCGAGCACGTGCGCGGCCCCGGCCAGCGGAGCCGCCAGGCCGGCGCCGGCCGAGCCGCCCACGGTGAGGAACATGCCGTACAGCGTCATCAGGGCCACCGTGTGCCGGCCGCCGTGGCGCTTGACCCAGGCCGGGACCAGCACGTTGCCCACGGCCATCCCGGCCAGGGCCACCGCGGTCAGCGGCACGAACACCCAGACCGATCCGGACACCGGGCGCAGCAGCAGTCCGGCGACCACGAGCGCGAGGCCCAGCGCGATGCTCAGCGACAGGCCGGCGAACCGGCCCACCCGGACGGCGACCAGTCCCACGACGCCGAACAGCAGTCCCGGCAGCGCGGTGAGCACCCCGGCCGTGCCGCCGCCGATCCCGAGCGCGGCGGAGACCTCGGCCAGCACGGGCCCCAGGGACGTCGCCCCGGGCCGCAGGTTGCCCGCGACGAACAGCACCCCGAGGACCGCCAGGGCCACGCCCACCGTGCCGGGCCGGACCCGGGGGACCCGGGCGCCGGGGGCGGTGGGGACGGGCGCCGGCGGCGCGGCGGCCTCCGGGCCGGGGGTCGACGGGACCGGGGCCTCCGCGGCCGCCGAGGGGCCCGGGGCGCGCGCGCCGTCGTCGGGATCACGGGTCATGACCCAGTTCTACACCGTCGCGTGGACCACCCGCCCGGCCCTCACCGGCAGCCCGGCCTGCTGGCCCCGGCCCGCCGACCCTGGCCCGCCGCCGCCGCGGAAGGGACACGGGGAGCGGGGACCGCTCAGGCCGAGGCGAAGAGGAGCAGGGACACGGCCATGACGGCCATGCCCGCCACGAGGCCGTACATGGCCAGGTGGTGCCGACCGTACTCGCGGGCGGTGGGCAACAGCTCGTCGAGGGAGATGAACACCATGATCCCGGCCACGGCGGCGAAGGTGACTCCCAGCGTGAAGTCGTTCATGAACGGCATCAGCAGGGCGAAGCCGATGAGCGCCCCGGCCGGCTCCGACAGCCCCGAGACGAACGACCAGCGCACCGCCTTGCGCCGGGAGCCGGTCGCCTCCCGGATCGGCACGGCCACCGCGACGCCCTCGGGGATGTTGTGCAGGGCGATCGCCAGCGCGACCGGAAGGGCCACCTGCAGGTCGGTGAGCCCGGCCACGAAGGTCGCGAAGCCCTCGGGGAAGTTGTGGATGCCGATGGCCAGGGCCGTCACGGTCCCGGTCTTGAGCATCTTGCGCCGACGCATCTCCATCCCGGCGTCCGGGTGCAGCACGGCGCCGGGCTCGTGGGGGTTGATGGGCTCGGGGACGAGGCGGTCGATCAGGCCGATCACCAGAATCCCCGCGAAGAACGCCGCCCCCGCCGCCCAGGCCCCCGGGACCTCACCGGCGGCGCCCGTGAGCGCCGCGAGGGCCTTCGGCATGATCTCCATGAAGGAGACGTAGAGCATGACGCCGGCCGAGAACCCGAGGGAGACGGAGAGGAACGGCCCGCTCGCGCGGCGCGGGACCACGGAGGCCAGCCCGCCGATCCCCGTGCACAGGCCGGCGAGCGCCGTCAGTCCCAGCGCCAGCCAGAAGTTCTCCACGGCAGCCGCCCTTCGTGTCGTGGTCGTCGAGCCAGGTCCGGCTCCCGGAGCCGGTCGTTCCCCCGAGTGTAGGGACGCCGGGACGGGCGTCAGTACGCTGGTGCCATGATGACGCCGTCCGGGCCCCGTGGCGGGCCTGCGGGCGGGTCCCCGGACGGGAACCCCGGCGGCGGCTGGAGACGGGTCCTGGAGCTGGCCGGCTCGCGGGGGGCGAGCGTGCAGGTGGCCGTGCTGCACGGCGGGATCCCCGTGCTGGACGGGACGGTCCGGTGCCGGCCGGACGCCCTGGGCTGGCTGTTCTCCGCGTCCAAGCCCTTCACCGCACTGCTCGTCCACCGCCTCGCCCGCCGGGGGGTCCTGGGCCTCGACGACCGGGTGGCCGACCTCTGGCCGGCCTTCGGCACCGGCGGCGGTGGCTCCAAGGCGCGCACCACGGTCCGCGACGTGCTGACCCACCGCACCGCGGTCCCCACGGCCGGGCCCTATCCCGCGGCGGTGCTGGCGATGCACCGGCTCGAGGAGTCCGTCGAGCGGGTGGCCGCGGGGCGGCGCCGGGCGCGCCGGTACGGGCGCGCCTCGGCCTACCAGCCGCTGGACTTCGGCTTCATCCTGGCGGAGGTCGCGCGGCGGGCCACGGGCCGGCAGTGGACCGAGCTGCTGCGCGAACTCGTGCTGGCCCCGGCGGGGCTGGCGGACGTCCACCCGGGGGTGCCGGACGCCGAGCTGCGCCGCGCGCTGCCGATCGACGCCTCGGCGGCCGCGCTGCCGGGCGGGCCCATCGTGGCCGCCGTGCTCAACCGCCGCGCCGTGCGCCAGGCGGTGATCCCGGCGGCCGGGATCTCGACGACGGCCCGCCAGCTCGCCCTGTTCTACCACCACCTGCTCACCGCCCCCGAGCGCCCGGCGCTGTGCGCCCCCAGCTCGGACGGCGCCCGGGACGCGTGGACGCGGCTGCCCACCCGGTGGGGGACCGGGGTGCAGCTCGGGGGCACGGGGCGCTGGTGCCCCCTGGGGGAGTCGAGCACCGTCCGCTCCTTCGGCCACAACGGCTCGGACGTGTGCCTCGGCTGGGCGGACCCGGACCTGGACCTGGCCGTGGGGATCGTGACGGACCGCGCGAGCGGGCACCCGGCGGACAAGCGGCTGCTCGTGCGGGTCTCGGACGCCATCCGGACGTGTGCCGTGGACCACGTTCCCCGTTGCTAGGCTGGCGGCCATGTCCCTCGCCCTGGCGCTCGCGGTGCTCGCCGTCGGGCTCGTGGCCACGCCGCCGGCCTGCCGCCGGTGGGGTCGCGGCGCGGGGTGGCCGCTCGCCGCCGTCTACGTGGCGGCCGCCCTGGCCTACCTTCCGGCGCTCGCCGCGGGCACGGGCGGGGCGTCGCCCGACCCCG
This genomic window from Citricoccus sp. SGAir0253 contains:
- a CDS encoding DUF808 domain-containing protein translates to MSGGLVALLDDVAALARIAAASVDDIAAGATKAGAKAAGVVIDDAAVTPQYVSDADPSRELPMIKRIFWGSLRNKLLVILPALLLISAFVPWLIPYILMLGGTYLCYEGAEKIWHKVRGHHEPEEEAPAVERGPGAEDKVIKGAITTDFILSCEIMVISMNEVADQSLWVRALILVVVAVLITVLVYGAVGLIVKMDDIGLHLTTKDSARSQRLGALLVRGMPAVLGAITIIGTVAMLWVGGHIMLQGAYDLGWHAPYDLVHLLEEPAAAVPGVGGLLGWLVNTACSAVLGLAWGLVVMLVVHPLLKVLPLGRSSRDGAHEEGDVRAALAGHHDAPRGAGSAAGPGPGPVADPREEGRTDRGPGRTGGDPA
- a CDS encoding PACE efflux transporter; translated protein: MEPTTEDPAMHPDARPETGAPTGSALPAAPVAPGGRPAPDDGPAAVSPDVPVAPGGRPALVGRRVFPSPVHRRVVYAVVFEALAIGFTTVILAALGNPAGSSAVVGVVSSVVALLWNMLFNTLFEWWERRSGHTGRPLWMRLLHTVLFEAGLVVVLVPAVALILQVTLWEAFLYEAALIVFFLLYNAVYAWVFDRVFGLPDSAR
- a CDS encoding patatin family protein, translated to MDLRSNVTSTALLFEGGGMRASYTSAMVVALLEAGIHVDFVAGISAGSSNTANYLARDAWRARHSFVDFAADPRFGDWRTFLRGDGLFNARYIYEETGLPDQALPYDWDAYRANPATVRIGAFDAESGEAVWWGKEDTPEIHDLMVRVRASSTMPVLMPPVRLDGRTYVDGALGPDGGIPLSVAEDAGHDRFLAVLTRDRGYVKAPQRFPGFYQRYFRRHPAIAEALVTRWRRYNETRERLFELERQGRAYLFVPERMPVSNGERNVARLRAAHEAGLDQARRELPAIRDFLGLPVPAPRPTP
- the tpx gene encoding thiol peroxidase, with the translated sequence MATTAFKSHPVSTVGELPAVGSAAPAFELTGADLSPVTLDALAGRTVILNVFPSLDTGVCAASVRRFNELAAGLEDTTVVAVSADLPFAAGRFCAAEGIDNVVTGSVFRSSFGHDYGVTQADGPMAGLLARAVVVIDPRGTVVHTEVVPEITTEPDYDAALAAARA
- a CDS encoding S1C family serine protease; the protein is MIAVVGVLAGVVLATGVGMLTFQEIRDIVAAQEEAPPLPSTDGVPLDESLRRAHGGIRVDWAAGPAPDESGLDRGREVTDAPGVLMVETLLMDGRGTGTGIVLSADGLAITNYHVVEDSSEVTVTIADTGESHTATVLGRDARHDVAVLRIDDARDLETVSIDTSVPALGEPSAAVGNGRGQGYLTAVTGEVTALGESIVASSGVPDDYARLTGLIETSADVVPGYSGGPLVDEDGQVVGITTAASQGEDTESVDGYAIPVATALDVVAQVLSGEETDTVSIGVDGALGVVVATEEGAAVVKEVSPDSSAERLGLRAGDTVRAIDGRAVSSAAELSDLVNDRNVGDVVSVDWTTEDGRERSGEVALQEAVVN
- a CDS encoding MFS transporter, whose translation is MTRDPDDGARAPGPSAAAEAPVPSTPGPEAAAPPAPVPTAPGARVPRVRPGTVGVALAVLGVLFVAGNLRPGATSLGPVLAEVSAALGIGGGTAGVLTALPGLLFGVVGLVAVRVGRFAGLSLSIALGLALVVAGLLLRPVSGSVWVFVPLTAVALAGMAVGNVLVPAWVKRHGGRHTVALMTLYGMFLTVGGSAGAGLAAPLAGAAHVLGLPGEGWRHSLGAWGVLAVVPLVLWLVIAARTGHDFPAAPAREHPDRSLVSSPSAVALMVLFGVQAMNAYVQFGWMPQVYRDAGLDAALAGTLTAVIAAMGVLGGLVMPTVIDRSRTLAPWMVAFGVLTAAGYTGLLLAPVGGAWLWSVLLGVGGFAFPTAISLIPARSRDPHVTARLSGFVQPFGYVLAALGPLAVGLLYAALDDWTPVLVLLACSAVVMTAAGLRVSGRVVVDDELSAGGPGRAAPTAPAPGDHGPR
- the zupT gene encoding zinc transporter ZupT; this encodes MENFWLALGLTALAGLCTGIGGLASVVPRRASGPFLSVSLGFSAGVMLYVSFMEIMPKALAALTGAAGEVPGAWAAGAAFFAGILVIGLIDRLVPEPINPHEPGAVLHPDAGMEMRRRKMLKTGTVTALAIGIHNFPEGFATFVAGLTDLQVALPVALAIALHNIPEGVAVAVPIREATGSRRKAVRWSFVSGLSEPAGALIGFALLMPFMNDFTLGVTFAAVAGIMVFISLDELLPTAREYGRHHLAMYGLVAGMAVMAVSLLLFASA
- a CDS encoding serine hydrolase domain-containing protein yields the protein MMTPSGPRGGPAGGSPDGNPGGGWRRVLELAGSRGASVQVAVLHGGIPVLDGTVRCRPDALGWLFSASKPFTALLVHRLARRGVLGLDDRVADLWPAFGTGGGGSKARTTVRDVLTHRTAVPTAGPYPAAVLAMHRLEESVERVAAGRRRARRYGRASAYQPLDFGFILAEVARRATGRQWTELLRELVLAPAGLADVHPGVPDAELRRALPIDASAAALPGGPIVAAVLNRRAVRQAVIPAAGISTTARQLALFYHHLLTAPERPALCAPSSDGARDAWTRLPTRWGTGVQLGGTGRWCPLGESSTVRSFGHNGSDVCLGWADPDLDLAVGIVTDRASGHPADKRLLVRVSDAIRTCAVDHVPRC